From the Thermodesulfovibrionales bacterium genome, the window GAAACACGGATGCCGATACACAGGCCCGCGCCCGACTTTGCATCCCAGGAGCCGGTGACGCAGGTCTTCGAGACGGGCGTGAAGGTCTTCGATCTCCTTGTTCCCTTTGTCCGCGGAGGCAAGATGGGGATGTTCGGAGGCGCAGGCGTCGGAAAGACCGTTGTCATCATGGAGATGATCCATAACATCGCGATGAAGCACGGCGGCGTCTCGGTCTTCGCGGGCGTGGGAGAAAGGACGAGAGAAGGGAACGACCTCTACGGCGAAATGAAGCATTCGGGCGTTCTCGAGAAAGTGGCGCTCATCTACGGACAGATGAACGAGCCCCCGGGTGCGCGGGCGAGAGTCGCGCTCACGGCCCTGACCTGTGCGGAATACTTCAGGGACGAGGGGCAGGACGTGCTTATTTTTATCGACAACATCTTCAGATACACGCTCGCAGGCGCCGAGCTGTCGGCGCTCCTCGGCAGAATGCCCTCTGCCGTGGGATACCAGCCGACGCTGGGCACGGAGATGGGCATTCTCCAGGAACGGATCACGACCACGAAGAAAGGGGCAATCACCTCGATGCAGGCGATCTATGTCCCTGCCGACGACCTCACCGACCCGGCCGTGGCGACTGCGTTTACCCATCTTGACGGCACGGTCGTTCTTTCAAGGCAGATTTCCGAACTCGGGATATACCCCGCGGTCGACCCTCTCGATTCGACCTCCCGAATTCTCGATCCGAAGGTGATC encodes:
- the atpD gene encoding F0F1 ATP synthase subunit beta, which encodes ETRMPIHRPAPDFASQEPVTQVFETGVKVFDLLVPFVRGGKMGMFGGAGVGKTVVIMEMIHNIAMKHGGVSVFAGVGERTREGNDLYGEMKHSGVLEKVALIYGQMNEPPGARARVALTALTCAEYFRDEGQDVLIFIDNIFRYTLAGAELSALLGRMPSAVGYQPTLGTEMGILQERITTTKKGAITSMQAIYVPADDLTDPAVATAFTHLDGTVVLSRQISELGIYPAVDPLDSTSRILDPKVIGDEHYAVSRSVQKILQRYKELQDIIAILGMEELSEDDKLTVSRARKIQRFLSQPFHVAEVFTGRPGKYVKIADTIKGFKAIVDGQYDDVPEQAFYMTGGIEEVEENARKLGWSR